The Streptomyces laurentii genome contains a region encoding:
- a CDS encoding hypothetical protein (3-hydroxyisobutyrate dehydrogenase and related beta-hydroxyacid dehydrogenases [Lipid metabolism]; COG2084;~identified by MetaGeneAnnotator; putative;~predicted protein [Streptomyces pristinaespiralis ATCC25486]), whose translation MSSSRQTPLSSNPAGDHESTVTVLGLGPMGRALAGAFVAAGVRTTVWNRTPGRDRELIEQGATGAASAAEAVAASPLTVVCLVNYDATDAVLRQEPVTAALKGRALVNLSADIPGRARDTGRWAAEHGIAYLDGAIMTPAATIGTPRSVFLYSGPEELYEAQRPVLDALGGSHTRLGADIGRAAAFDIALLDLFWTSMAGYTHALALAGAEGVTPRELAPFAQGIGAILPPLFEEFAKDAESGRYSGEGNPLTSAVSTMTHVVHASEAHGIDAGIMRSIEGLARRTVALGHGADGFSRIAEVLGRWSGAATGTASSRS comes from the coding sequence ATGTCTTCTTCCCGGCAGACGCCACTGTCCTCGAACCCGGCCGGCGACCACGAGAGCACCGTCACCGTGCTCGGCCTCGGACCGATGGGCCGCGCCCTGGCCGGCGCGTTCGTGGCCGCCGGGGTGCGCACCACCGTGTGGAACCGCACGCCCGGCCGCGACCGCGAGCTGATCGAGCAGGGCGCGACCGGAGCGGCGAGCGCCGCCGAGGCCGTCGCCGCGAGCCCGCTCACCGTGGTGTGCCTGGTCAACTACGACGCCACGGACGCCGTTCTGCGCCAGGAGCCGGTCACGGCCGCGCTGAAGGGCCGCGCGCTGGTGAACCTGAGCGCCGATATCCCGGGCCGGGCCCGGGACACCGGCCGGTGGGCCGCCGAGCACGGCATCGCGTACCTCGACGGCGCGATCATGACCCCGGCCGCGACCATCGGGACGCCGCGGTCGGTGTTCCTGTACAGCGGCCCGGAGGAGCTGTACGAGGCGCAGCGGCCGGTGCTCGACGCGCTGGGCGGCAGCCACACCCGGCTCGGCGCGGACATCGGCCGCGCGGCAGCGTTCGACATCGCGCTCCTCGACCTCTTCTGGACGTCGATGGCGGGATACACGCACGCGCTGGCACTGGCCGGGGCGGAAGGCGTCACGCCGCGCGAACTGGCGCCGTTCGCCCAGGGCATCGGCGCGATCCTGCCGCCGCTGTTCGAGGAGTTCGCCAAGGACGCGGAGAGCGGCAGGTACTCGGGCGAGGGCAACCCGCTGACCTCGGCGGTGTCGACGATGACGCATGTCGTCCACGCCTCCGAGGCCCATGGCATCGACGCGGGCATCATGCGGTCGATCGAGGGCCTCGCCCGCCGTACCGTGGCGCTCGGCCACGGCGCGGACGGCTTCTCCCGGATCGCCGAGGTGCTCGGACGCTGG
- a CDS encoding hxlR family transcriptional regulator (HxlR family transcriptional regulator [Streptomyces violaceusniger Tu4113];~HxlR-like helix-turn-helix; pfam01638;~PFAM: Helix-turn-helix, HxlR type; KEGG: sro:Sros_5362 transcriptional regulator;~Predicted transcriptional regulators [Transcription];~identified by MetaGeneAnnotator; putative) — protein MRRSRARDTEVCGVTAAIVVIEGKWKTLLLWILESGPYRPGELLRKVPGISEKVLTQALREMESDGLVHREVYDVVPPKTVYSLTPFGRELSEALAPLSEWGHRRLDRLTEEQAVPS, from the coding sequence ATGAGGCGCAGCCGTGCCAGGGATACCGAGGTGTGCGGGGTGACCGCCGCGATCGTGGTGATCGAGGGCAAGTGGAAGACCCTGCTGCTGTGGATCCTGGAGTCGGGCCCGTACCGGCCCGGCGAACTGCTCCGGAAGGTCCCGGGGATCAGCGAGAAGGTGCTGACCCAGGCCCTGCGGGAGATGGAGAGCGACGGCCTTGTCCACCGCGAGGTGTACGACGTGGTGCCGCCGAAGACGGTCTACTCGCTGACGCCGTTCGGCCGCGAACTCTCCGAGGCGCTGGCTCCGCTCTCCGAGTGGGGCCATCGCCGGCTCGACCGGCTCACCGAGGAGCAGGCCGTGCCGTCCTGA
- a CDS encoding hypothetical protein (identified by MetaGeneAnnotator; putative;~sequence version:1), translating to MAPGTDEAVADAPKAPGAGADARPDDRRHPWRAFRTWRHRRPFGAGLALALGGAEILLTQQASISVVLAAGADSLAGYVLPILMVVCGLLIVINPRQRLFYSIIGVLASLATWVTSNLGGFFIGMLLGLIGSSLTFGWLPDRPRRTWRRRKSRTA from the coding sequence ATGGCACCGGGCACGGACGAGGCCGTAGCGGACGCCCCGAAGGCCCCCGGGGCCGGGGCCGACGCGCGTCCCGACGACCGCCGGCACCCCTGGCGGGCGTTCCGGACCTGGCGCCACCGGCGCCCCTTCGGGGCGGGCCTCGCCCTGGCGCTCGGCGGCGCGGAGATCCTGCTCACCCAGCAGGCGAGTATCTCGGTGGTCCTCGCCGCCGGCGCCGACAGCCTGGCGGGATACGTCCTGCCGATCCTGATGGTCGTCTGCGGACTGCTCATCGTGATCAACCCCCGCCAGCGACTGTTCTATTCGATCATCGGCGTCCTGGCCTCGCTGGCCACCTGGGTGACGTCGAACCTGGGCGGTTTCTTCATCGGCATGCTCCTCGGCCTGATCGGCAGCTCGCTGACCTTCGGCTGGCTGCCCGACCGGCCCCGGCGCACCTGGCGGCGCCGGAAGAGCCGTACCGCGTAG
- a CDS encoding cholesterol esterase (cholesterol esterase [Streptomyces collinus Tu365];~identified by MetaGeneAnnotator; putative), which translates to MALSEDTTTPDSPGGPPAAAGQERRGGVRYRRAALMGIPAALAAGTLVVLTAQGALAAQFAISGMPFVVAGDSLKGEGFGQFGAIDNMADNSPNAGDTGGQVLTIVTAIRKAKITNLCQSVALGGTYLHITAGGKKDRPVEATGLTTDSTDITGKSASFDNIEIGGDASTYEKPPIKGPLGSFGQQADTVEMNDFRQTNYATTAVRFTLPDLHMNFSSEGC; encoded by the coding sequence ATGGCCCTGTCCGAAGACACCACCACCCCCGACTCGCCCGGCGGTCCGCCCGCCGCGGCCGGCCAGGAGAGACGGGGCGGGGTGCGCTACCGTCGCGCGGCCCTCATGGGCATCCCCGCCGCCCTCGCCGCCGGCACACTGGTGGTCCTCACCGCCCAGGGCGCGCTCGCCGCCCAGTTCGCCATCTCCGGAATGCCGTTCGTCGTCGCCGGCGACTCGCTCAAGGGCGAGGGATTCGGGCAGTTCGGCGCCATCGACAACATGGCGGACAACAGCCCGAACGCGGGCGACACCGGCGGCCAGGTGCTGACCATCGTGACCGCGATCCGCAAGGCGAAGATCACCAACCTGTGCCAGAGCGTGGCGCTGGGGGGCACCTACCTGCACATCACGGCCGGCGGGAAGAAGGACCGTCCGGTCGAGGCGACCGGTCTGACCACCGACTCCACCGACATCACCGGCAAGTCCGCGAGCTTCGACAACATCGAGATCGGCGGCGACGCCAGCACCTACGAGAAGCCCCCGATCAAGGGCCCGCTCGGCTCCTTCGGCCAGCAGGCCGACACGGTGGAGATGAACGACTTCCGCCAGACCAACTACGCCACCACGGCGGTCCGGTTCACCCTGCCCGACCTTCACATGAACTTCAGCTCGGAGGGCTGCTGA
- a CDS encoding PE-PGRS family protein (identified by MetaGeneAnnotator; putative;~sequence version:1), translating to MTSVRCPEEELVLPGARTGREPERSLRPGPRRLSPEQVASRQRERLLDGVVRTVAANGYAGARISDICRAAGVTRPVFYELFSGKEDAVLAAFRGGSRTVVRAMRRAYDEAGGAADWPMSVRAGLGALLTLLAETPAFATMAVEIESLGPAGRRARAEFLAGFRRFFTDAPPGPHGVARDELVDTVVGAVHAAVQRAVDAGRFTTADGGPATGPDPLLDVLVHVVVAPFPISE from the coding sequence ATGACGAGTGTGCGCTGCCCCGAGGAGGAACTCGTTCTGCCAGGCGCCCGCACGGGCCGCGAGCCGGAGCGCTCGCTCCGCCCCGGACCGCGCCGGCTCTCGCCCGAGCAGGTGGCGTCGCGCCAGCGCGAGCGGCTGCTCGACGGTGTGGTCCGCACCGTCGCCGCGAACGGCTACGCGGGCGCCCGGATCAGTGACATCTGCCGGGCCGCCGGGGTGACCCGTCCGGTCTTCTACGAGCTGTTCTCCGGCAAAGAGGACGCCGTGCTCGCCGCGTTCCGGGGCGGTTCCCGGACGGTGGTACGGGCCATGCGGCGGGCGTACGACGAGGCGGGCGGCGCGGCGGACTGGCCGATGTCCGTCCGGGCCGGACTGGGGGCCCTGCTGACCCTGCTCGCCGAGACGCCGGCCTTCGCGACGATGGCGGTCGAGATCGAGTCCCTGGGGCCCGCGGGACGCCGGGCGCGGGCCGAATTTCTGGCCGGATTTCGCCGGTTCTTCACCGACGCTCCACCCGGTCCCCACGGGGTGGCGCGGGACGAGCTGGTCGACACAGTGGTCGGCGCCGTGCACGCGGCGGTGCAACGGGCGGTCGACGCAGGGCGGTTCACCACGGCGGACGGCGGACCGGCGACCGGTCCCGACCCTCTTCTGGACGTGCTCGTCCATGTGGTCGTGGCGCCGTTTCCGATTTCCGAATGA
- a CDS encoding secreted protein (identified by MetaGeneAnnotator; putative;~sequence version:1), with product MNKRLLSLAFGAAVAGVVAVSTSASATGAAGAVLTVGSPTGPAVAAGDSLAASLASGTTAKIATTAGGSSGITCNTSSFAATANTNPASPGTATETVTAHTLANCTTNIIGATGVQSITVNNLPYKASVTSGGSLTVSAGTAGPIQTTLKINTILGAITCVYQAGNLTATPANGDNSLTFKDQLFSKTSGPATCPGSGYFSAKYAPVTDVSQGNGLVFVN from the coding sequence ATGAACAAGCGTCTTCTCTCCCTCGCCTTCGGTGCCGCCGTGGCCGGCGTGGTCGCCGTGAGCACCTCCGCCTCCGCGACGGGTGCCGCCGGCGCCGTCCTGACCGTCGGCAGCCCGACCGGCCCCGCCGTCGCCGCGGGCGACTCGCTCGCCGCCTCGCTGGCCTCCGGCACCACCGCGAAGATCGCCACCACCGCCGGCGGCAGCAGCGGCATCACGTGTAACACCTCGTCCTTCGCCGCCACCGCGAACACCAACCCGGCCTCTCCCGGCACCGCCACCGAGACCGTGACGGCGCACACGCTGGCGAACTGCACCACCAACATCATCGGCGCGACCGGCGTGCAGAGCATCACGGTCAACAACCTGCCGTACAAGGCGTCCGTGACCTCCGGCGGTTCGCTGACCGTCTCGGCGGGCACCGCCGGACCCATCCAGACCACCCTCAAGATCAACACGATCCTGGGCGCCATCACCTGCGTCTACCAGGCCGGCAACCTCACCGCGACCCCGGCCAACGGCGACAACTCGCTCACCTTCAAGGACCAGTTGTTCAGCAAGACCAGCGGCCCGGCCACCTGCCCGGGCAGCGGGTACTTCTCCGCGAAGTACGCCCCGGTGACGGACGTCAGCCAGGGCAACGGCCTGGTGTTCGTCAACTGA
- a CDS encoding hypothetical protein (identified by MetaGeneAnnotator; putative;~sequence version:1): MRNDPKGPGHFTEPLGWIDTLQETMGEQKPAPAGATRKPSPAFRTYKKELVDTRDRINTWMQGHPEDYR; this comes from the coding sequence ATGCGCAACGACCCCAAGGGGCCCGGCCACTTCACCGAGCCCCTCGGCTGGATCGACACGCTCCAGGAGACCATGGGCGAGCAGAAGCCGGCCCCGGCCGGCGCCACGCGGAAGCCCTCCCCGGCCTTCCGCACGTACAAGAAGGAACTCGTCGACACCCGCGACCGGATCAACACCTGGATGCAGGGCCATCCCGAGGACTACCGCTGA
- a CDS encoding afsR-like transcriptional regulator (AfsR-like transcriptional regulator, partial [Streptomyces sp. C];~Bacterial transcriptional activator domain; pfam03704;~Helix-turn-helix domains; cl00088;~identified by MetaGeneAnnotator; putative), giving the protein MEFRLLGTVSIAAEAGDLPLGPAKRRSVLAALLLRANAVVPVDRLIDAVWEEEPPARARTVVQGHVSRLRALFEQGGAEDYGVELATHTQAYELRMPDQLLDTHRFDELVQLAGHQKHPGDAVLMLREALALWRGPALTGTVASEPLLMAAQALEETRLVTVEKLAAAYGRLGEHVKAAALLRAEAAAHPLRESLLAALMLSLYRAGHQSDALDCYHRTRTQLAEDLGVDPGPALRAAYEAVLRGLPSGTQNASWPGQEAPASASPWPPAAGAKTEAGAGDGAESAAGTADADAATAAATGHARHAGHARHAGHAGHAGHAGIVAGPDAGAPGVPGASDASSRIPAPASGEAGDGTASGTAESVPAARAPRAEQPSPARPAAVLPSLPAPDLLPRTPRGFLGRARELAALDTAVDHARVALVTGPAGVGKTALALHWAHLRADHYPDGVLYADLRGFGPGDGDGVDAAEVLREFLPALGVPPRDVPESPTAAAALYRTLTEDRALLVVLDNVRGADRARPLLPAGPDSAAVVTSRLRLGGLVVTELARPVPLGVLGLDESAALLAAAVGADRIDAEPVAARRLAELCDGLPLALRVTAAQLAARPHWRLAELATELADEQRRLALLSVDDGSAGADGQGVAAALRVTVQGLPEEAARLFRALGAAPGPDLDRHAAAALLDRTPAAAAEALDRLCDAHLLTEYAPGRHTLHDLVRLYARSLSSDDDAFVRLLDHYTLTAMAAARTAEPDDQDCCAPPADARLTRTTVRFAGRDAALLWYAAERDNLAAAVTAARAAGLHDRAWRLAVLQWPYILWNSHDGWAPLLDDAVDSAARVDDADAESRARALLGWILTQENRLTEALTHLRLAPALAARAGEKSSEATALVNLAVALDRDEVTEESLALTARAAELVRDSGDVMTELLALEHRSRQLLTAGDPAAALDCAQRGLALDGDTVNGLVGVRHSMLTATAGTALLDLGRTAEAEAVLARARRLGLAHGYQESVLRADAQLQRLHGVQEPTAAARPEAVPGT; this is encoded by the coding sequence GTGGAGTTCCGCCTGCTCGGGACGGTGTCCATCGCGGCCGAGGCGGGCGATCTGCCGCTCGGCCCCGCCAAGCGGCGCAGCGTGCTCGCGGCGCTGCTGCTGCGCGCGAACGCCGTCGTCCCCGTCGACCGGCTGATCGACGCGGTGTGGGAGGAGGAGCCGCCGGCCCGGGCCCGTACCGTCGTTCAGGGGCATGTGTCACGGCTGCGCGCCCTGTTCGAGCAGGGCGGCGCGGAGGACTACGGCGTCGAGCTGGCCACCCACACCCAGGCGTACGAGCTGCGGATGCCCGACCAGCTCCTGGACACCCATCGCTTCGACGAGCTGGTCCAGCTCGCCGGGCACCAGAAGCACCCGGGCGACGCGGTCCTGATGCTGCGCGAGGCCCTGGCGCTGTGGCGGGGCCCGGCGCTGACCGGCACGGTGGCGAGCGAGCCGCTGCTGATGGCCGCGCAGGCGCTGGAGGAGACGCGGCTGGTCACCGTCGAGAAGCTGGCGGCGGCGTACGGGCGGCTCGGCGAGCATGTGAAGGCGGCGGCGCTGCTGCGCGCCGAGGCGGCGGCGCATCCGCTGCGCGAGTCGCTGCTCGCGGCGCTGATGCTGTCGCTGTACCGGGCGGGCCACCAGTCGGACGCCCTGGACTGCTACCACCGCACGCGCACCCAGCTCGCGGAGGACCTGGGCGTCGACCCCGGGCCGGCACTGCGGGCCGCGTACGAGGCGGTGCTGCGCGGGCTGCCGTCCGGTACGCAGAACGCGTCCTGGCCAGGGCAGGAGGCGCCCGCGAGCGCGTCGCCGTGGCCGCCGGCGGCGGGGGCGAAGACGGAAGCGGGGGCGGGCGACGGGGCCGAGAGCGCCGCCGGGACGGCCGATGCCGACGCGGCGACCGCCGCGGCCACCGGGCACGCCAGGCACGCCGGGCACGCCAGGCACGCCGGGCACGCCGGGCACGCCGGGCACGCCGGAATCGTCGCCGGTCCGGACGCGGGCGCCCCGGGTGTCCCGGGGGCCTCGGACGCTTCTTCCCGGATCCCGGCTCCCGCCTCGGGCGAAGCAGGGGACGGTACGGCCTCCGGCACCGCGGAGTCCGTACCCGCGGCGCGGGCCCCGCGAGCCGAGCAGCCGTCGCCGGCGCGCCCGGCGGCCGTGCTCCCGTCGCTTCCGGCGCCCGATCTGCTGCCCCGTACCCCGCGCGGCTTCCTGGGCCGCGCGCGCGAACTCGCCGCGCTCGACACGGCCGTGGACCACGCCCGGGTGGCGCTGGTCACCGGCCCCGCCGGGGTCGGCAAGACGGCGCTCGCCCTGCACTGGGCGCATCTGCGGGCCGACCACTACCCGGACGGGGTGCTCTACGCCGATCTGCGCGGCTTCGGCCCGGGCGACGGCGACGGGGTCGACGCCGCCGAGGTCTTGCGGGAGTTCCTGCCCGCGCTCGGGGTGCCACCGCGCGACGTGCCGGAGTCGCCGACGGCCGCGGCCGCGCTGTACCGCACGCTGACCGAGGACCGGGCCCTGCTCGTCGTCCTCGACAACGTGCGCGGTGCCGACCGGGCCCGGCCGCTGCTGCCCGCCGGCCCGGACAGCGCCGCCGTGGTGACCTCGCGGCTGCGGCTCGGCGGTCTGGTGGTGACCGAGCTGGCCCGGCCGGTGCCGCTCGGGGTGCTCGGCCTCGACGAGTCGGCCGCGCTGCTCGCCGCCGCCGTCGGCGCCGACCGGATCGACGCCGAGCCGGTCGCCGCCCGCAGGCTCGCCGAGCTGTGCGACGGGCTGCCGCTCGCGCTGCGCGTCACCGCCGCCCAGCTCGCCGCCCGCCCGCACTGGCGGCTCGCCGAACTCGCCACTGAACTCGCCGACGAGCAGCGGCGGTTGGCACTGCTGTCGGTGGACGACGGTTCGGCGGGCGCCGACGGACAGGGCGTGGCCGCCGCGCTGCGGGTCACCGTGCAGGGGCTGCCCGAGGAGGCGGCCCGGCTGTTCCGTGCGCTCGGCGCCGCACCGGGGCCGGACCTGGACCGGCACGCCGCCGCCGCGCTCCTCGACCGGACGCCCGCGGCCGCCGCCGAGGCCCTGGACCGGCTGTGCGACGCGCATCTGCTCACCGAGTACGCGCCGGGCCGGCACACCCTGCACGACCTGGTGCGGCTCTACGCGCGCAGCCTCTCCTCCGACGACGACGCGTTCGTCCGCCTGCTCGACCACTACACGCTCACCGCCATGGCCGCCGCGCGGACCGCCGAACCCGACGACCAGGACTGCTGCGCGCCGCCGGCCGACGCCCGGCTGACCCGGACCACGGTGCGGTTCGCGGGCCGGGACGCGGCGCTGCTCTGGTACGCGGCCGAGCGCGACAACCTCGCGGCGGCCGTCACCGCCGCCCGGGCCGCCGGACTGCACGACCGGGCCTGGCGGCTCGCCGTACTCCAGTGGCCGTACATCCTGTGGAACAGCCACGACGGCTGGGCGCCGCTCCTGGACGACGCCGTCGACTCGGCCGCCCGGGTGGACGACGCGGACGCCGAGTCCCGGGCCCGGGCGCTGCTCGGCTGGATCCTCACCCAGGAGAACCGGCTGACCGAGGCGCTGACGCATCTGCGGCTCGCCCCCGCGCTCGCCGCCCGCGCGGGCGAGAAGTCCAGCGAGGCGACGGCACTGGTGAACCTGGCGGTCGCGCTCGACCGGGACGAGGTGACGGAGGAGTCGCTGGCGCTCACGGCCCGGGCCGCCGAACTCGTACGGGACAGCGGGGACGTGATGACCGAACTGCTGGCCCTGGAGCACCGCTCCCGGCAGCTTCTGACGGCGGGCGACCCGGCCGCCGCGCTCGACTGCGCGCAGCGCGGACTGGCCCTCGACGGCGACACCGTCAACGGTCTGGTCGGCGTCCGCCACAGCATGCTGACCGCGACGGCGGGAACGGCCCTGCTCGACCTCGGCCGGACGGCGGAGGCGGAAGCCGTGCTCGCACGCGCCCGCCGGCTGGGCCTGGCCCACGGCTACCAGGAGAGCGTGCTGCGCGCCGACGCCCAACTCCAGCGGCTCCACGGGGTCCAGGAGCCGACGGCCGCCGCGCGACCGGAGGCCGTACCCGGGACATAG
- a CDS encoding hypothetical protein (identified by MetaGeneAnnotator; putative;~sequence version:1), translated as MDAAWVPVPPKVRAVAAARPVAAMSSLDMGISSGSECGDARGGARYEVRVHGARTCAKRRAAYAVLRATCAVTRGVGGGAREVT; from the coding sequence GTGGACGCGGCCTGGGTGCCGGTGCCGCCGAAGGTGAGGGCGGTGGCGGCGGCGAGACCGGTCGCGGCGATGAGCAGCTTGGACATGGGGATCTCCTCGGGTTCGGAGTGTGGGGATGCGCGAGGAGGTGCGAGGTACGAGGTGCGCGTGCACGGTGCGAGGACGTGCGCGAAGCGACGTGCGGCGTACGCGGTGCTGCGTGCGACGTGCGCGGTGACGCGTGGGGTGGGGGGTGGCGCACGCGAAGTGACCTGA
- a CDS encoding hypothetical protein (identified by MetaGeneAnnotator; putative;~predicted protein [Streptomyces sp. C]), translating to MSKLLIAATGLAAATALTFGGTGTQAASTTLLPAGHSFAAKLSGKATFVAGSTTMTCSVSASSPSTGAANQVPAAPANHNAAGPVTVPINPPTFSSCTTSIFGVNVSVTTNATNGAWALTAQNGTPATAGFSIPKGGVVLKTSGLASCTITASPSGATAVNGSWTNGAPSSLAISGAAVPATVTGGLLCPTGDQSANFSATYQITDTTDPAQQITVTG from the coding sequence ATGTCCAAGCTGCTCATCGCCGCGACCGGTCTCGCCGCCGCCACCGCCCTCACCTTCGGCGGCACCGGCACCCAGGCCGCGTCCACCACCCTGCTCCCGGCCGGGCACTCCTTCGCCGCCAAGCTCAGCGGCAAGGCCACCTTCGTCGCCGGCTCCACCACCATGACCTGCTCGGTGTCCGCGTCCTCGCCCTCCACCGGCGCGGCCAACCAGGTGCCCGCGGCTCCCGCCAACCACAATGCCGCCGGGCCGGTCACCGTCCCCATCAACCCGCCCACCTTCAGCAGCTGTACCACCAGCATCTTCGGCGTCAACGTCTCGGTCACCACCAACGCCACCAACGGCGCCTGGGCGCTCACCGCCCAGAACGGCACGCCGGCCACCGCCGGGTTCTCCATCCCCAAGGGCGGGGTGGTGCTCAAGACCAGCGGCCTCGCGTCCTGCACCATCACGGCCTCGCCGAGCGGCGCCACCGCCGTGAACGGCAGCTGGACCAACGGCGCCCCGTCCAGCCTCGCCATCTCGGGCGCGGCCGTCCCCGCCACCGTGACCGGCGGCCTGCTGTGCCCGACGGGCGACCAGTCGGCCAACTTCAGCGCCACGTACCAGATCACCGACACCACCGACCCGGCCCAGCAGATCACCGTGACCGGCTGA
- a CDS encoding hypothetical protein (identified by MetaGeneAnnotator; putative;~sequence version:1): MNEHDDSAADGADTGGRDGAPGAEGAPGTEGAPGTDGAEGRGARVDDAERPSGAGGPDTPGGTGTSDASADAAKRRRRRRPRARTVLLTALALLVGAALLTAGTGYWAYRHYTGRVQRIPQTFPTDAPVPDASKGGRNFLLMGLDSRSEVPTTGSDAKGTLWKYGDQRSDAMMLVHIPEDHSAAYVVSLPRDSWVDIPGKGRAKLNAAFSWGGPPLLIDTVQRLTDVRVDHFAVIDWNGFRKLTDAVGGVDILLTTGERRHMNGAEALAYVGERKGLPGGDFDRTHRQQNYLRTVLEKVMSANSLKDPLQLKKTLDIFTETVSVDERFGDGDMRDLIWNMREVRARDMTFMNAPVKGTGTERGQSVVRLDRARCDALWQSFKDDEVAAYVETHPLDLLRPGTR, translated from the coding sequence ATGAACGAGCACGACGACAGCGCGGCCGACGGGGCGGATACCGGCGGCCGAGATGGCGCGCCGGGTGCTGAGGGCGCGCCGGGCACTGAAGGCGCGCCGGGCACCGACGGTGCGGAAGGGCGCGGCGCCCGGGTGGACGACGCGGAAAGGCCGAGCGGCGCGGGCGGCCCGGACACGCCCGGCGGTACGGGCACCTCGGATGCGTCCGCCGACGCGGCGAAACGGCGACGGCGGCGGCGTCCCCGGGCGCGCACGGTCCTGCTGACCGCGCTCGCCTTGCTCGTCGGCGCCGCCCTGCTCACCGCGGGCACCGGCTACTGGGCGTACCGCCACTACACCGGCCGGGTCCAGCGCATCCCGCAGACCTTCCCGACCGACGCGCCCGTCCCGGACGCCTCCAAGGGCGGCCGGAACTTCCTGCTCATGGGCCTCGACTCGCGCTCCGAGGTCCCGACGACCGGCAGCGACGCCAAGGGCACGCTGTGGAAGTACGGCGACCAGCGCAGCGACGCGATGATGCTGGTGCACATACCGGAGGACCACTCCGCCGCGTACGTGGTCTCCCTGCCGCGCGACTCCTGGGTGGACATCCCCGGCAAGGGGCGCGCGAAGCTCAACGCGGCCTTCTCCTGGGGCGGCCCACCGCTCCTCATCGACACCGTGCAGCGTCTCACCGACGTCCGCGTCGACCACTTCGCCGTCATCGACTGGAACGGCTTCCGCAAGCTCACCGACGCCGTCGGCGGCGTCGACATCCTGCTGACCACCGGCGAGCGCCGGCACATGAACGGCGCCGAGGCCCTCGCCTACGTCGGCGAACGCAAGGGCCTGCCGGGCGGCGACTTCGACCGCACCCACCGCCAGCAGAACTACCTGCGCACCGTCCTGGAGAAGGTGATGTCCGCGAACTCCCTGAAGGATCCCCTCCAGTTGAAGAAGACCCTCGACATCTTCACCGAGACCGTGTCCGTCGACGAGCGCTTCGGTGACGGCGACATGCGCGACCTGATCTGGAACATGCGCGAGGTCCGGGCCCGCGACATGACCTTCATGAACGCCCCGGTGAAGGGCACCGGCACCGAGCGGGGCCAGTCGGTGGTCCGGCTGGACCGCGCCCGCTGCGACGCGCTGTGGCAGTCGTTCAAGGACGACGAGGTCGCGGCGTACGTGGAGACCCACCCGCTCGACCTGCTCCGGCCGGGCACCCGCTGA